A window of the Miscanthus floridulus cultivar M001 chromosome 14, ASM1932011v1, whole genome shotgun sequence genome harbors these coding sequences:
- the LOC136505556 gene encoding uncharacterized protein: MVPIPTASVICDSWHPSPLPPSIAGRKGTPLPSLVAIRGTRFNAPTMDILCPPSATSEREIPATDLLPHAARGSGGVRGSGGDLNLVMPSPQQAGISVFPVAGNRVEERGPLGGDACSSLLLPPVVRMAGAPTPRLSSPAAFSGVTCGVARLASLNNTHLNKMHTITLGGVQEEAGELTEGGDAWLPVDRSRRHATAALECGNGGAGSGSARRRRRGQCCTAEEQQRRGECLNAWISLGLTWEMLNVTSTFQRVLLNQLGGQGLWLFIPRN; the protein is encoded by the exons ATGGTACCCATCCCAACTGCCTCCGTCATTTGCGATTCATGGCACCCGTCTCCACTGCCTCCATCGATCGCGGGTAGGAAAGGGACTCCACTGCCTTCATTGGTTGCGATCCGTGGCACCCGTTTCAACGCACCCACCATGGACATCCTCTGCCCGCCTTCGGCCACGAGCGAGCGCGAGATCCCCGCGACGGACCTCCTCCCACACGCTGCAAGAGGGAGCGGAGGAGTGCGCGGATCCGGGGGAGACCTGAATCTTGTGATGCCATCGCCTCAGCAGG CCGGCATCTCTGTCTTCCCTGTAGCCGGCAACCGAGTGGAAGAGCGCGGCCCTCTTGGCGGCGACGCATGCTCCTCCCTGCTCCTGCCCCCGGTAGTTCGGATGGCCGGTGCACCCACGCCGCGCTTGAGTTCGCCCGCCGCG TTCTCCGGAGTGACATGCGGCGTGGCGCGCCTGGCCAGCCTTAACAACACGCACCTTAACAAGATGCACACCATCACCTTGGGAGGAGTTCAAGAAGAAGCAGGAG AATTGACTGAAGGCGGGGATGCATGGCTTCCGGTGGATAGGAGCCGGAGGCATGCGACTGCGGCTCTGGAGTGTGGCAACGGTGGTGCGGGAAGCGGGAGCGCAAGGCGGCGACGGCGGGGGCAGTGTTGCACGGCAGAAGAGCAGCAACGGCGAGGGGAATGCCTCAATGCATG GATCAGTTTGGGCCTTACTTGGGAGATGTTGAATGTCACTAGTACCTTTCAAAG AGTATTACTAAATCAACTGGGAGGACAGGGACTATGGCTGTTTATCCCAAGGAATTAA